DNA sequence from the Phragmitibacter flavus genome:
AGTGTCCCGATGGCACTTATCTCATCGAGAGCTGCACGACAGGCCAGCAATGCTGAGTCCGCTGCTTGCGTGAAAGGTGGTCCCCAGAAGGCCATCACGGCATCGCCAATGAATTTGTCGATAACTCCATCGTGACCTTGAATCGCGGCAGCCTGCAGGGTGAAATGTCGATTGATGAGATTGACGAGGTTGGTGGCCGTGAGGTGTTCGCCGATGTCGGTGAACCCGACCAAGTCAGAAAAGCTGATGGTCATCTCCTGCCGTTCCGCTCCGGAATCTTTAAGGGCGGGACTGCTGATGATGCGGGCAAGGATGCGTGGATCGACATACTTTCCGAAGGTGCTGCGCATCTCCTCTTTAAGGCGCAGCTCGCCGACAAAATAATTAAATGCCTGAGTGACGGCTCCGACTTCATCGCGCGATTGCACGGCCAATTGCACGGTGAGATCGCCACCCTGAACCTGTCCGATGCCGGTGACCAACGAGCGCACGGGGCGGACCAGCCGCGAGGTGATCAGCGCGGCGAGACTCAGACCCAGGGCAACGGAAACGAGTGTCGCAGCGATGCTCAACCATAACATGCGTTTGTGTTGTCCCGCAGCATGGGCGGCGGCCATATCAATGATGGCATGGACCCCTTGCTGAACCTCGTCGCGTCGGTTTTGCAGCGCGACTTGAATATCATCCAGCAAAACCAACAAGGGCTCGGCTTGGGTTGCTTCTCCACGTCGAGCCATCTCGAGCACCTCCTGCTGCCGGGTGTTGACAATGGAATGGGCGGTGGCAATGCCCTCGGTCTGGGCGCGGATACGCTCGAAGGATTGGATGAATCGGCTGTCAATGCCGACAAGGTCGAGGATTCTTTTGGTCTCGCCGAGATGGACATCGATTTGAGCCGTGAACTTCTCGAAGTCGACCGTGGCTTCCGTGAGTGCGGCGTCCCTCCCCTCGTCCGCTGATAGGGCGGCAAACGAACGTTCGAAAGCGATGCGCTGTCTCAGTCCGGCTTCGTTCAAATTGACGAGTGCATCCTGGAGGGGTTGGTAGGTTTGCCTAAAATCACGGAGAGTTTGCGTGATTGAAGAGGCCTGCACGAGAAGGAACGTGACCAGCGCCATCATGATCGTGACCAGCACGAGGGCCAGTCCGAAAATTTTTGCGGCGATGCTGGATTTCATGGTTGTCGTAATCAGCCTACCTATCAGGAGACCTTGGAGGCCTTGGCATTTTGAATGCGGCCCCACAATCCGGTGATGGTGGTTTGCGCCGCCGCCGTGAGTTCTTCGATGCTTTTGCCGGAGGGGAGATCGGCTTCGATGACCGGGTCTCCCGACAATCCATCCAACAGCATGACCGCCTCGGCAGCATCATTGTAAAGGAACTGTTCCTTCTCCGCTTCAGACAGGACAAACACAGCCAGGTTGATGACCCATGTGCCGTCCTTGCGAAGAAGGAAACGATCCTGTTTTAAGGTCATGCTTCCAGGGGGAGATCCTGTCTGCCGAATCAGAAACGGTCCTCGCTGGTTTGGGCCATAGCCGAGATTGAGCAATTCACATTGGTGATAGGAGTTGGATATGGTGGGCATGGCATTCGAGTTACAGGATTCAACTGCTGGATGATTTCAGTGCGACGGTCATCTCGGGAAAAACACTTGGGCGGCTTCGCTCAAGATGTCGCAATTCTTGACGGCTTCATAAATGGGATCGGGCTCCCCACGACTGCGGGCCAGTAGATGGCAGGCGCTGATGGCCTCAAAACTGGGGTTAAGCGAACCGAGCATGGGGAATCGTTCCCCTTTGCTCATGTTGATGTTTGTTGGTTGAACTGATGATTGATGGAATGGTAGGGTCGAAGTTACTTGTCGGACTTTTCAGCGCTGAATCCGCCGCCCAAGGCCAAGTGAAGATTCACCCGTTCGCGCAAACGCGAGGCGCGGATTTGGGCGAGCTGAATTTTAGCTGCCAGAGACTCTCCGGAGAGACGCAGCACGACGAACATGTCGGCCTTGCCGGTATCGAACTGGTCGCGGGAGAGCCGCACGGTTTCACCGCTAGCAGTTACCATTTCGGAAAGGACACCCTCGCGAAGGCGCAGGGTGCGTTCGTTGGTCAGTGACGTTTCCACATCCTCAAATGCCCGCAATGCCGTGCCGGTGTAGGCTGCCATGGCTGCTCTCTGCTCGGCTTTGCGAACGTCCTCTACCGCTTTGAGTTCACCGCCGAAGAAGATGGGTTGGGTGACACTGGAGCCTAGGGTCCACATGAACGAATCCAGTGCGCCCACTCCATCAAGCTGGGCGGATCCGATGCCTCCGGTTGCCGTTAAAGCGAAGCGTGGCAGGCGCGCTGCCTTGGCTTCCTTGGCGCGGTGAAACGCGGCTGCCACACGGCGTTCCGCAGCGATCACATCAGGACGGCGCTCCAGCAATTGCGAAGGCAATCCAGCAGGGACGTTGCGCGGAAGGGATGGGAACTGACTGCTGGTCTTGAGATTGCCTGCGGGATATTCGCCGACAAGAACCTCGATAGCCCGCACGGCCTGCTCTCTTGCGCCTTCGGCGGTATGCAGCACATCCTTGGCTCCGGCCACGCGAGTATTGACTTGGGCCATTTCGAAGTCGCTGGCCACTCCTTGTTCTTTACGAACTTCGAACAGCTTCAGGAAGTCATCGTAGAGGGAAAGCGTTTCGCGAGCGTTGGCGGCTTGTTGAGAGGCTTCAATGGCGGAAAACCAGGCGCGCGCGGTTTGGGCTGCCAGTGATTGCCGGGCAAATTCGTAGTCGGCAGCGAGGGCTTCGCTATCGCTTTTCGCGGCGGCACGTTTGTTGCGCACGCGGCCCCACACATCAGCCTCCCATGAGGCACCAATTCCAAGACCATAGACCCATTGCTGCGAGGAACTGTCGATGCTGCGAGTGTCCGCTCCTGCGGTTTCCACTCCACGGCCCAGACCGCCAAGGTTTGGCGCATCCAATCCGAGTCCGAGGTCTCCACTTAGCTCGCGTCCGTGGCGTTCACCGATGGCACCACCGGCCACACGGGGATAGAGGGCTGCGCGGGCAATGCGCACGGCGGCTTGTGAAGCTTCGACCTTTGCGGCGGCGGCCACGAGATCGGGATTTCTCTCCAGCGCTTGTTGAACTAATTTGGTAAGGCGTGGATCGCCGAAACCGCGAATCCAGTTAGGCACCACGGGGCCGCTTTGGGTCGTTCCGGTCCATTGATCGGGAATTTTTCCCTTGGCACGATCCGTCAGAATGTCGGACCATCCCGGCGGCGTTTTTAAAGCGCAGCCAGTAAGTGCCGAACACGACACGAGGACATAAAAGAAAGAGTTTTTCATCATCGGAGACGATTCGATTCGACTTAGTGAAGTTTGAGAATCAGCCAATCCAGCTTGGTGCCGACACGGACCATGACCTTGCGAATGATGTGGAGCATGGCACCCGAATCAGTGAACACGGCACCGGCACCTGAGGCACCTGCGGCAAGCAAAACATCCTTGTCCTTGCCATCAAGCAAAAGCCGAACCGCAAATTTTCCAGCGGGCATGGGTTGCGTCATTTGTCCGGGGATGGTTCCTGAGATGGGCAACTGACCTGTGCCGGAGGCCCAGATGATCGAATCCACCTTGCATTTAAAAATGCGGTTGGGATGCGTGTGGAGGGAGATTTCCGCTTCGTTGCCGGACTTGATGGTGCGCAGCTCATTTTGGCTGAAGAGCATCAGCACCCATTGTTTGTTCTCCACAAAGCTGAGCGACGGCATGGTGGGGAACGCGGTGACCGTTGAACCCTCGCGAAGTTGAAGGTTCACCGCTGTGCCGTCGGTGGGGGCAAATACGGTGCATTCGGCTACTTTCCATTTTGCTTCGGCGAGATCCGCCTCTGCTGCTGCCAGCTCGGCACGCGCCTGGGCAATGGTCGCCAGTTCACCATCAGGCATCTTGGCGGCGAGTTGTTGGACGACTTGTGATTCGCTGGCTACCGCAGAGGCGAGTTCCGCTTCCAGAGCTTTCAGATCCGACAAGGCCTTTTCCCAGTCAAACTTCGATCCTGCACCACGATCCGCCAGTTCCTTGGTTTGGCTTTCGCGCTTGCGCGCGAGCTCTACATTGGCTTCAACGGCTTGTTTCTTTGCTATGACCGATTGAAGCTGAAGCTCCAACTGTCGTTGTGCCGCTTCTGCGACCACGACGGCTCCTTTGAGTCGCACCGTTTTTGCCTCAAGCGACTTGGCTTGCTGCTCATACGGCGTGGGATCAATTTTGAAAAGCACCTGACCCTTGCTGATGGGACGATCTGGCTCAATGGGCACGTCAACCACACGACCTGAGACTCGCGGCACGATCTGCACCACATAATTGATGACCCGCACATCATGGGACGAAGGAGCGAAAATGTTAAGTAGAAGAATCGTCATCATCAACCCGACCACGGGCAGGGTAACCACGATCACCTGACTAACAAAAGTCCAGGGCAGCCACTTAAACCTGAAGAAGATGAGCCAGACGAAAAATGAATAGATGAGTAGTAAAAGGATTTCCATTATGCTTTCCTCCCTTTGAGGTTGCTGGCGGCAAGTTGTGCTTCGAGTGTCGCGATCTGATCGCGAAGTTTTTGGGTCTCGTCATTGGCCACAAGAGGTGCGTCTTTTTTATTGCCATGATGGCCGACGCTTTCATCGACATCGGTGCCGTAAGCCAGTTTATGCAGGACGGGTTTTGAGTAGGCCCAAAGCCAGGCTAGGGGCCATAGCAGTCCACCGAAAAACAGCGACAGCAGGCACAGGCATTGGATGGCTGGCGTTTGCGGATGTTTCTTTTTCTCCGCGATCTTTTCAGGCATGATGTGCAGAATAAGGAACACTCCGATCAGCACAATGGGTGCAATGATGAGTGCCAGCCAGCTCATGCCTTCGGCGACTTTGTCGAGTGCTTCACCTTTAAACAATGAGGCGTGCGCTGAAGCGGGGCAAGCTAGCAAGCCAGCACTAAAGACAAAAAAATGGCGACGGATAAAGTTAAACGGCTTCATGGAGTTTGAATGGGGTGGTCTTTAGTAGATATCGACATCAAAAGATCCAACGGGAGGGGGAGGTGCGGGGTAGCCGTTGTTTGATTCGATGTTGATATAAACCGTGCGACCCATGTGCATGTAGGGGTAATAGAAGCGAGGGCCAACGCGGTAATAACTGTAGCCCCGATACGCATACGCTGCGGCACCGACCGGCAGTCCATAGACTGCACGGCGCCGTGTGCGGGACACCTGCCGGCCTGTTTGTCGCGCCATGCGTGCCCCTTGACGGCCTGCAGCGCGGTCGCGTGGCAGGGCTTGCGATTCTGATGGCGCAAGAACCACGCTAATTGCGGCGCCTACGGTCAGAAGCGGAAGGGATTCGCCAACGACCATCCAGGCAGAGATGAAGAAAACTAGAATGCGTTTCATGATGGGGAAGTTTATAGTTTGTTCAGGGTTGAGCGGCTCAATCAGCCAGAGGGATCATTTCAATGGCCCGACTTCCAGAAGGGATTTTGGCGGTGAGGTCACTGTCGGTCACGGAGGCATCCAACTCCCATTGCGTCATGGTCGCCGACATCTTCAAAGGAGCGCCGCCTTCGCCGTTGGGATGGGTAACGGAGATTTGACGTGGCAGGCTGTCGGCTTTGGCCACCCACAGTTCCCAAGCAAAACCTTCCTGTTCGAAGGCCATGTGGTCGCACTCCACTCCGCCAACTTTGTCGAGGCCGATGTATTTGACTGATGTGACGCCTTCCAACAAAAAGGTGTGCGGATCGTTGACCAGCAGTTCAGCCACGGGCGGGATGAAACCATAAGTGTGCTGGATTTGTCTCACCGCTCCATCGAGATCGGCGGACGCTTTGACAATGCTGTGGGTGTCTGATGTGTGATCAATCAAGGTCAGCGTGCCATTGTCGAAGCCGATGGTGCGAGCTCCCAAACTCGTCTTGGCATTTGCCAGCAGTTGACCGGGTCTGCGCACAACGACGCTTCCGGTGGCACGTTCGGCGACGGGTGCTCCGGCGTAGAATCCTGAAGAAGTTTCGCGGGTAGCCTTTACGCGGATGGTCTTCGCCGAGGCAAGTTTATCGGACATGGCTTGAAGCACTGAATCCGTTTTCGGATCGAGCTTGGCCATCGATGTGGT
Encoded proteins:
- a CDS encoding TolC family protein translates to MMKNSFFYVLVSCSALTGCALKTPPGWSDILTDRAKGKIPDQWTGTTQSGPVVPNWIRGFGDPRLTKLVQQALERNPDLVAAAAKVEASQAAVRIARAALYPRVAGGAIGERHGRELSGDLGLGLDAPNLGGLGRGVETAGADTRSIDSSSQQWVYGLGIGASWEADVWGRVRNKRAAAKSDSEALAADYEFARQSLAAQTARAWFSAIEASQQAANARETLSLYDDFLKLFEVRKEQGVASDFEMAQVNTRVAGAKDVLHTAEGAREQAVRAIEVLVGEYPAGNLKTSSQFPSLPRNVPAGLPSQLLERRPDVIAAERRVAAAFHRAKEAKAARLPRFALTATGGIGSAQLDGVGALDSFMWTLGSSVTQPIFFGGELKAVEDVRKAEQRAAMAAYTGTALRAFEDVETSLTNERTLRLREGVLSEMVTASGETVRLSRDQFDTGKADMFVVLRLSGESLAAKIQLAQIRASRLRERVNLHLALGGGFSAEKSDK
- a CDS encoding adenylate/guanylate cyclase domain-containing protein — its product is MKSSIAAKIFGLALVLVTIMMALVTFLLVQASSITQTLRDFRQTYQPLQDALVNLNEAGLRQRIAFERSFAALSADEGRDAALTEATVDFEKFTAQIDVHLGETKRILDLVGIDSRFIQSFERIRAQTEGIATAHSIVNTRQQEVLEMARRGEATQAEPLLVLLDDIQVALQNRRDEVQQGVHAIIDMAAAHAAGQHKRMLWLSIAATLVSVALGLSLAALITSRLVRPVRSLVTGIGQVQGGDLTVQLAVQSRDEVGAVTQAFNYFVGELRLKEEMRSTFGKYVDPRILARIISSPALKDSGAERQEMTISFSDLVGFTDIGEHLTATNLVNLINRHFTLQAAAIQGHDGVIDKFIGDAVMAFWGPPFTQAADSALLACRAALDEISAIGTLAKELPDLTGLRRNPPRVNIRIGISTGEVVVGNIGSENTRSYTVMGDAVNVASRLEHLNQLYGTRILLCETTRERAGDAIMVREIDAVVVKGKTEPTRLFELLGLPGEDGSSALRELVENFSTALSAFRQREWTSAETAFQHCLTLRPDDAPSQLFLKRIATFRENPPAADWDGSSHMLTK
- a CDS encoding HlyD family secretion protein yields the protein MEILLLLIYSFFVWLIFFRFKWLPWTFVSQVIVVTLPVVGLMMTILLLNIFAPSSHDVRVINYVVQIVPRVSGRVVDVPIEPDRPISKGQVLFKIDPTPYEQQAKSLEAKTVRLKGAVVVAEAAQRQLELQLQSVIAKKQAVEANVELARKRESQTKELADRGAGSKFDWEKALSDLKALEAELASAVASESQVVQQLAAKMPDGELATIAQARAELAAAEADLAEAKWKVAECTVFAPTDGTAVNLQLREGSTVTAFPTMPSLSFVENKQWVLMLFSQNELRTIKSGNEAEISLHTHPNRIFKCKVDSIIWASGTGQLPISGTIPGQMTQPMPAGKFAVRLLLDGKDKDVLLAAGASGAGAVFTDSGAMLHIIRKVMVRVGTKLDWLILKLH
- a CDS encoding DUF2092 domain-containing protein, with amino-acid sequence MKRFPFLHAILALVGGSFLASCASTTSMAKLDPKTDSVLQAMSDKLASAKTIRVKATRETSSGFYAGAPVAERATGSVVVRRPGQLLANAKTSLGARTIGFDNGTLTLIDHTSDTHSIVKASADLDGAVRQIQHTYGFIPPVAELLVNDPHTFLLEGVTSVKYIGLDKVGGVECDHMAFEQEGFAWELWVAKADSLPRQISVTHPNGEGGAPLKMSATMTQWELDASVTDSDLTAKIPSGSRAIEMIPLAD
- a CDS encoding DUF3302 domain-containing protein — encoded protein: MKPFNFIRRHFFVFSAGLLACPASAHASLFKGEALDKVAEGMSWLALIIAPIVLIGVFLILHIMPEKIAEKKKHPQTPAIQCLCLLSLFFGGLLWPLAWLWAYSKPVLHKLAYGTDVDESVGHHGNKKDAPLVANDETQKLRDQIATLEAQLAASNLKGRKA